The genomic interval GTTTTGTGTAAGAAACCTTAAAATCATTGAGAAGATATGTAAGCCATTGAAGTTCACAAACAGTGGAAGCCATGGCCCTATATTCGACTTCAGTAGAAGAACGAGAGACGGTAGCTTGTTTCTTAGATTTCCATGATATAAGCGAATCACCTAGAAAAATGCAAAAACCAGTAATAGATTTGTGTGTGTCGGGACAACTAGCCCAATCCAAATCACAAAAGGACTTGAGTTGAAGGGAAGAAGATGCTGGGAAAAACAGTCCCTGAGCTGGTGATGATTTGAGGTAACGAAGAATCTGAATTGCAGCCCGATGATGTTCAGAAGTTGGTGCTGTCATGTACTGACTCAATTGTTGAACAGAGAAGCTGATGTCGGGACGTGTATTGGTGAGATATATCAGCTAACCAATTAGGCGTCTATATGATGTAGGATCTGGTAGGAAAGAGCCTTCGTCTTTGGaaaatttcttgtttttctacATAGGGACAAAAGCTGGTTTTGAAGCCAAAAGACCAGCTTCATGTAAGATATCTAGAGTGTATTTTCGTTGTGAGATGTGCAGGCCAGCCTTGGAGCGAGCTACTTCAAGTCCTAAGAAGTATTTCAAGTATCCTAAGTCCTTGATTTTGAATGTCTTGTTGAggaaatctttaataaaatgaatttcagCAATGTCATTACCTGAAACAATAACATCATCAACGTAGATCAATAAGGCTGTGAATTTATTAGTAGAAGATTTGGTAAACAGTGAATGATTAGAGGCAGATTCTGAGTATCCTATAGAACATAAAGCTGTGGAAAATTTTGCAAACCATTGACGACTGGACTGTTTTAAGCCATACAAGGATTTTAAAAGTTTGCAAACATGTGTAGGATTAGTAGTAGAAATGCCAGGTGGTAATTGCATGTAAACCTCTTCTTCTAAATTACCATGTAAAAATGCATTATGCACGTCTAGTTGATGAATATGCCAATTTTGAGAAGAAGCAATAGATAAAAGTAATCTTACAGTTGTGAGTTTAGCGACAGGGGAATATGTATCAAAAAAATCTATACCTTCAACTTGAGTAAAACCTTTAGCAACTAATCTAGCTTTATACCGCTCTATTGTACCATCAGCTTTATACTTTACCTTATAGACCCATCTGCAGCCAATGGGTTTCTTACCATGTGGAAGAGGAGTCAAAATCCAAGTACTATTTTGGGTGAGAGCTTGAATTTCAGAATCCATAGCTTGAACCCAGCAAGAGTGTTTGACCGCCTGCTTATAAGTATTGGGTTCTTGGACATAAGAAATAacataaatgaaagaaaaatgtgcaagtgataaattattataagtTAAAACAGAAGAAATCGGATATAAAGGATTGGATGAATGATCAGCCACAACTATATTGCATTGAAAATCCTGCAAATAAGCTGGTTTTTGCCTTGTTCTAGAGGACCTTCGTAAGGGAGGTGCAGGGCTGTTAGTagaatcattaataatatttgtatgGTTATCAAAATGTGCATTATGAGGTATATTAGACACATGATCAATGTTATCTACAATATAAATGGGATCATCAAAGAGAAGTGTAGTAAAATCAGTGACATCATTAGGAATACAATGCTCATTAATAGAATCAATGGAAGGATAGGGAAATATATGCTCCTAGAAAACAACGTTTCGTGAAGTAAAAATATCACGTGTATGAATGTCAAATAAAACATAACCTTTTGTCCCTTGTTTAAATCCAAGAAAGATACATTTGCGAGCTCTAGGATCCAATTTAGTcctattatttaataaagttgaagcaaaagaaagacaACCAAACACTTTTAAGTCATTAAATGTAGGTGGCATGCTATAAAGCATATCATAAGGTGTCTTGTTGTGCAATATAGATGTAGGCAATCTGTTGATAATAAAAGTGGCATGACAAAGAGCAAAAGACCAAAAACATTTGGGAAGTTTGGAGTGAAAAAGTAAAGTTCTGGTGATATTTAATAGATGTCTGTGTTTTCGCTCAACAATGGAATTTTGCTGAGGTGTTTCCACACATGAAGTTTGATATAAAATacctaaatcaaaataaaaaataggcaTATTAAACTCAGCACCATTATCACTtctaatagttttaatttttgttgaaaattggGTAGAAACAAAGGTGATAAAGTGCTGGAGTTTAGATCTAGTTTCTGATTTAGCTTTCATAAGGAAAATCCAAGTGAATCTCGTGTGGTCATCAACAATGGTTAAGAAGTATTTATATCCATCTATTGAAATGTCACCAATTGGACCCCAAATGTCAACATGTATTAAATCAAAAGCTTGTAAAGAAATGCTAGAACTTAAAGGAAAAGGAAGTCTAgaaaatttaccaaaatgacAAGCATCACAAATCACTTTTTTATTGATAGAAACATATGGAAACAATTTACTTATATTGTGCAAAGCAGAAGTAGATGGGTGTCCTAACCTATAATGCCAAATATCAAAAGAATTAGAGTTCATACTATATACATGTTTATTACAAGAAATAGAATCAGATGGCAAAACAGATTCATCATAGGACAAAACAGGGGATTTTTTGAGAACATAAAGATTATTATGATGCTCCACAAGCCCAATCATCTTCTGGGTATGTGAATCCTGAATAACACAAGAGTTTTTACTAAAGATTAGCCTACAATTCAAGTCATGGGTTAATTTAGAAGTTGAAATCAAACTGAATTTGAATTGAGGTATAAAGAGAACATTGTGTAAAGATAAGGATTCATCAAAGATAATGGAGCCAGAAAAATGTGCAAAGATATGGTTACCATTAGGAAATGTAAGGTAAACAGGTTTAATCCTTTCGATTGTAGAAAAACATTGAATGAAAGGACAAACGTGATCAGAAGCACCTGAATCCAATATTCAAAAAGAGAAGTTTAAAGAATCAGAACATGTATTAGAGACACTGGAAATCTCACGATTGGTGGAATCATTGGCCGATTTTTGATTGTCGTGCATAGAATCTTGCTTTGAAGAATGAAGAAGGTTAATGAGAAGCTTAAAATCTTCCTTGGAAAGTTGAGTGGAAGAATCATCTGGAGTTGAAATTGCAGAATGAACCGTCTTGTTATTATTAGCAGAATCAGAATTTGAAGTAGGTGGTTTATGTGATCGATAACCCGGGGGGAAACCATGTTTGAAGTAACAAGTTTCCACTGTGTGATTTGTTTTATGACAGTTGGTGCAAAACACTTGATTTTTCGATTGACCTCGGCCTCTACCACGAGCATGTTGGGGTGGGCCTTGGCCACCAAAGCTAGGGTTTCCAGAATTGAAATGAAAGACAGTATTATCGGGCGTAGTAGGGTTGGTATTCGGTTCTTGTTGAACCACCATAGAATATACCTTGCTAATGGAAGGGAGAGGGTCCATGAGAAGAATTTGTGTGCGCACATTTGCGTAATTGTCGTTCAGACCTTTGAGGAAACACGTAACATATTCATGTTGTTTGAAGGTGTTGACGGTTGTGCTAAGGTTACATTTGAAGGTAGGCGAACAAACACAAGAAGGGGTAGGGCGAAGATCTTCGAGCTCATCCCATAAGATTTTCAGATTCGTGAAGAATGTCGAAAGGTTGCGATCTCCCTGCTTGATGGAGTGGAGATCGCGAAGAAGATCAGAAATCCAAAAGTGGTTACCATTGGTGAATCTTTCGCGCAGGTCACACCAAAGATCGTAAGCGGTGTCGATGCAAATAGTACTCTGAGAAATATGAGAAGATAATGTTCTAGTAATCCAAGAAATGACCATATTGTTGGCACGATCCCATAGCTCAAAATCAGGATGAGTGGACGCCGGTAGAGGAAGAGATCCATTGATGAATTGAATCTTGTTTTTGGATGATAAAGCACGTTTCATGGCCTTGCTCCAATTGTGATAGTTATTGTTGTTTAAGGGTGGTGCGAAAAGAACGGCGCTGGGATTCTCACTAGGATGAAGATAATAAGGGTTACGAGGGTTGAGGGCGGGATCTTTTTCAGGGAAAGAAGTAGTGTCATTTTGTGGTTCGGAATCGGAAGAATTGGAAGAAGAACGAGAGTTAGCGATGGACATGAAGAAAGGGGAAATCTGGAAAAAAATTCTGGGTTTTGAGAAATCAGTGAATGAGGAGAAGAAATTATGGGTTTTGAAAGATGAAGGAGGAGAAGAAATTATGGGTTTGGGAAATCTGGAAAAAATTGAGGGTTTTGAGAAATCAGTGAAGGGGAAgcaagaaaatttgggaaagttggAAAAAATTCTGGGTTTGATATCAGTGAGAAAATTTGGAAGGAAAATTTAGTGGTTTTGAGAAATGAAGCGGAAGCAAGAATTTATTAAAATCTGATACCATATTACAAAATGAAAGAGTAAAATTTACTGAATATTAATCATTGTGTGTATGTATTACTGAGAAAAATGGATTATATATAGGAAACCCCAAAAACTAATCATACATAAGAGAGAATCTAGTTAGAATAACTAACTAGCTAAAACAAACTAAACTGAATAACTAACTAAATCAAAGTATCATACAATTCTATATATCAATAGTTTACTTGCTTGCTTCTTgtgtcaaaaaagaaaaaagttgttgctaattttataaaaaaaaaaaatagttagatTTGTCGTCTTACAAGACGAAGATAAAAAAGAAGGATTACAGAGAACTACATTTCAAGTTTTAATTTGAGATGATCACAAACAAAGTGTTCGATGATGCAGATATAGAAGaggtataaaaaattatttgcactttttttttgtcaaaaaaaagtATTTGTGCACTTTTtcgtttatttgttttttttaattaattttgtttagtcTTTAATGTAGTGGGACCGGTGGCATCTTCATGAatagtatatttattattagttaaTGCAAAGTAATTTCTATCGCTAAATTGTTGGTTGAACTTCTtttatagtatatattttttattgatgttatCTTTTCCTGATTTGTTTTTGCAATTTTATAGTATATTTTTGTGATTGATGTTTGATTTGTTTTCGCGATCTTGTTTATTAGATCGAAGCTTGTTTTAACGGGTATGTAGTAGGGTGTGTATCATCTGATAAGTGTACATAGCAATCGAATGGAGCAACTAAGAATTCTAAGTTATTTACTTCATTGTTAGGTTATAAATAAGAATTCTAAGTTTCTTATTTCATTATTAGGGTTATCTTTGATCGGTGTTAGTTGGCCTCGGCTCTATGTTTGATGTCGTGTATCACAACAGTTAGattgttaataatatttaattttcgtcataattatttacaaaatcaTCTACATGATTACTCATGATTTGTCAAATGTGTAAAAATAATTGCACTGTCAATGCATGAAAATTAAACCCATACAAAACATGTTTATTATTTAATTCTACGACGTAAGTAGAATTAGTTAAGTACctaaaaaatcaagaaaaatagaatttatataaaattatcataaaatattattttaagtattaaaaATACCTCTGTTATTTTCTATCAAAGTGGTGAAAAAATTTGTATTAGACCTCGATCAACTAGTGTCCACATCAACATTTTTAAGTTATCGaagttattttctttaaaatttagatGTTTGAgacaaaaaaccaaaaaaagaaGAAGGTTATTGTatgtatttacaattttattaagTATTAAACTAAAATTTCTCTTAATCTCATTTAATAACAATGAATACAAATTATCGTATATAATTCTTCTCTTGAATTCCAATAAATGAAAATGAGATCCTTTTATAgagaataaaacaaattaaagctAAAAATAAGGGAAAATGGTAACAAAAATAACTAACTCTAAACTTTCTTAATAACAAACTCTAATTGAGATAATTAAATGAGAAATGATAGCTATGATAAGCTAACATCCTCCCTCAAACTTGAGTGGATATCAAGAAGACCAAGTTTGGAGGTTAAATATGTGAAAGGACCAAAGTGTAGGGACTTTGTTAGTAGATCTGCAATCTGTTGTGAAGTAGAAATTGGTAGCAAATGAATGACCTCAGCTTGAATTTTGTCGCGAACAATGTGGCAATCcatctcaatatgtttggtgCGCTCGTGAAATACCGGATTGGAAGCAATATACATGGCTGATTTATTATCACAAAAAATCTGCACAGGTGTTGAATAAGAGATCTGGAAATCAGCCAACAAATATAACAATCATTGAGCTTCGCATGTGGCGTGAGCAACAACACGATACTCCGCTTCATAGGAAGAGCGTTCCAAGAGACTAAAGAGGAGCCAAGATAAAAACAGAAACCAGAAGTGGAACGTCGTGTGTCTAAGCAAGCTCCCCAATTAGAATCACAAAAGCCCATTAAATTGAAGGTTGAATTGCTGCTGTAGAATAAGCCACGACCAGGATTGGATTTAATGTAGCGAAAAATGCGGAAGGCAACCTGGAGGTGTAAATCAGTTGGAGCAGATAAGAATTGACTCAACCTACAAACACCAAAAGAGATATCAGGACGAGTGTGAGTCAAGTATAATAATTTTCCAATCAATCGACGAAAAACAAGAGGGTCAGAAAGAAGGTGGCCAGAAGTAGGATGAACCTTCAAGGTAGGATCCATAGGAGTAGAGGGTGGTTTGCATGCTAAAAGCCCCATGTCCTCAAGGAGATCCAAGGAGTACTTGCGTTGACATATTGAAATACCCTTGAAACTCCTGGCAACCTCAAGGCCAATAAAGTATTTAAGGGTGCCTAGATCCCTGATACTAAATTTAGAATGCAAGACTTCCTTAACAATATTTACTTCAACCAAATCATCACCTGCAATTAGCAAATCATCCACATAAATTAGGCGTGAAACTTGAGTTTAAATACCCATTTACAACCTATAGCAAATTTTTTTGGAGGCAATGTAGTTAATTCCCAAGTTTTATTATGAGCAAGAGCATCCAACTCATTTTGAATAGCTTGCCTCCAATTGTTATCTGTAATAGCAATTGTATAGCTAGATGAAAGATCTATGAGAAGAAGATAACTTATCATaggaaataaaatgagaaagaGGATAGCGAATACCTGAACCGTGCAAATGGGAAACATGAGGATGAGGAATCTTATCGGCCAAAAGTCCACAATGAAAGTCCTTAAGATATGATGGAGGGTTAACTTGTCGGGTAGATTTTCTGGTAGGAATTAAGTGTGGTGAAAAGCTAGGGGAAGGGGCAGAGGCAGGGGAAGGGGCAGGGGGAGGGGCAGGGGCATTTTCAATAGGGGGTGGGGGTAAATGCAANNNNNNNNNNNNNNNNNNNNNNNNNNNNNNNNNNNNNNNNNNNNNNNNNNNNNNNNNNNNNNNNNNNNNNNNNNNNNNNNNNNNNNNNNNNNNNNNNNNNNNNNNNNNNaatcaaataaaatatatccttTAGTTCCAAATTTATGGCCCAAATAAATGCATTTATGAGATCGATGATCAAATTTCTTTCTATTTGATTTTAAGGTAGAAGCATAACATAAGCAACCAAAAACCTTTATTTCATAAATATCAGGTAAAAAAccatataaaatatgaaaaggAGACCTGTAACTTAAAAACTTAGATGGCAGcctattaattaaaaaaactgaatGTATAACAACATGTGCCCAAAAGTTAATTGATAATTGTGATTGAAACATTATAGCACGAgcaacatttaaaatatgttgatgTTTACGCTCAACAATGCCATTTTGTTGAGGCGTATCCacacaagatgtttgatgaaaaatCCCGTTGGTTTGGAAAAATTCTTTGAGGAAAAACTCGCTTCCATTGTCCTAACGAATACATTTAATGGTTTTATGAAATTGAGTTTGGACCATGGAAACAAAAGATTTAACTAGAAGCAAAGTTTCTGATTTTAATTTCATGAGATATACGCAACAAAAACGAGATTTGTCATCAACaactgttaaaaaatatttgtaaccCAAAATAGAAGGCATTGAAAAAGGACCCCATATATCCATGtgaattaaatcaaaacaaCAATCAGCAATAGTAGTACTATTAGGAAAAGGCAAACGTTTATGCTTAGCATGAAAACAAACATCAGATGGAGAAATAGATTTAGAAATTCTAACAAAGGGAAAACTTTTATTCATATGGTTCAAAACATCAAAAGAAGCATGTCCAAGGCGATTATGCCAAATATTACAAACAGGTGGACCTATAACATTTGTTAAACAAGAAAAAATACAATTGGCGACAAGAGTGGAAACAATAGGTAAACATGGATCAGCAAGCAAGTATAATCCATGAATCAAGTCAGATGTACCAATCCTCTTCTGGGAAAGGTTGTCCTGTATCCAACAATTATGagcattaaaaataaaattgcagTTTAAAGACATAGTTAGACAAGGAATGGAAATCAAATTACAAGAAAATTCTGGAATAAAAAGAACATCACATAggtaaaattcaaaattaaagaaGACAGTTCCAGCAAGTTCAGTTATGATTGTACAACCATTAGGCAAACGAATACAAACAGGTTTAATACGTTTCAAAGATTGGAAAAGAGCATCAGAATAACATACATGATTTGTAGCACGATTAGAGTTGGAGACATTAGCAATGGTTGGAATTTCTTCAAAATTAGGAAAGATTTGACGTTCTTGCTGCACTAACAATGAAAACACTTTGTTGATATTAGGGAGGGGATCCATGAGCATGACTTGGGACCGAACACTAGAATATTTGTTGTTTAGACCTTTAAGAAATCGAATCACATAATCCCCATCCCGGTACTCACGAATTTTGGGAATCAGGGCACAAGAGCATTTGATTGCACAAGTACAAGAAGGTAGGGGACGAAAATTCTCAAGCTCTTGCCAAAGTTTCTTTAACCGTGTATAATAAGATGTAATCAAAGAGTCACCTTGACGGAGGCCATAAATCTCTTCTTGCAAATCAGAGATACGAAACACATCTCTGTGATGATATCGTTCATGCAGTTCAGACCAAATTTCAACAACGGAATCCATCCACATCACGCTTTGAGCAATATCCGGCTCCAAAGAATTCGTCATCCAAGACATCAACATAGTATTACAGCGATTCCACACCATAGAAAGACAATCAAGATCAGAAGGACGAGGAAGAGAACCatttacaaaccctaatttgttTTTCGAACGGAGGGCAACAATCATTGAACGTGACCACGAGTGATAATTTGAGGCGGAGAGAGGCGGAGTGAtaatttgtgtgtgtgtgtgtgtgtgtaaatCCTATTCTCATTTCATCACTCTCAACTCATACACTCACACCTCCACCAACTCCATCGATTATGTTTGAAGTCGCCGCCACCACCATTGGTTTTGTTCGAAGCTGTGGCCGCCGCCACCACCATCGGTTTTGTTCGAAGCTGTGGCCGCCGCCATCACCGGTTCTGTTCGAAGGTGTGGCCGCCTCCATCACCGGTTCTGTTCGAAGTCGTGGCCGCCGCCATCACCAGTTCTGTTCAAAGCCGTTGTCACCACCGGTTCAGCGACACTCATACCctccttttgtttttgtttttcttctcttCAACTATAAATGGAGAGTGTACATGCAACACGATCCTTCACAAATTGAAACCGGTAACCCGACTCGCAAAATCGATTACACCCGTGACCCGCATATCAACAAACCCGAGATAAAAACAGTCGAAAATGGACCTTAGTATGCCAATCGCGGTTTGGGCTAGATTGGATATTTAGACCTGAATCCGTCCGAACCGACCGTTTGTCCAGCCCTACGGAGAACTACATTTCAAGCTTCTTCAACTTCATAAGATTCATATATttggttaaataaaaaatatgatgtatATACAAGAGAGATATAGAGGTTTGCACGTCTTTCTTGATAAATGTGACCTATTATACACGTGTTCCAATAATTGGTGTTCAATTTTCTTGGGAGCTTCATGAGCATTATGAGTTTTAATTGAATTTGGACAACATCATAATGTTCATGTTCATGCATGTTTATCTCTTAGTGCAAGTGAGATGAGAGTGAACAATACACACATTTCCATACTAACATAGCTGTTCAAAGTTAACTATCTTGTGCATTTCAGTTTTGTACTTTCAGAAAGgactttgcttttttttttttttctagtgaAATATTATGGTTTGCTGGAACATTCTAATATGGGAACATTTTGATCTTCACAATTGTTGATGTTTGTTTCAATAAGGTTGAGTTGTGTTCTTATTTGATATTTTCCCATCTTATTGGTCGTGTATCAGTGATGGGCCaattatattgaaataaatacgaatattcttttttatatttatccatCATTGAAGTAAATTTCTTGAATATTCTTGGTATTTTATAATCATTATTCTTTATACAAATATAAACATTGAAGAATAATTTAAGAATCATTTACATTAACAATGATGATCTTTTCTTTACGTCACAAGAGAGTACTTCCTTTGTATTTATTCCAATATTCTTTGttataaataacattaaatatttttgttgggttaaattagtttttaatccttataaattttttttttgttgtctctataaaaaaattcttcaactTTAGTCGCCAAAAAGAATTTCACATTTGTTTTGTGTCCCTGCGTTTGAGTCAATGCATGtgtatcttttaaatattagaatGATTTTTTGCAATCATATTAAGCATATCTGGTAGAAACGATTGATCAATTAATCATAAACTTTCTAGCTTTTGacacttaaaaaaattcatatttcattcattttttgttaaaattttctaa from Cicer arietinum cultivar CDC Frontier isolate Library 1 chromosome 5, Cicar.CDCFrontier_v2.0, whole genome shotgun sequence carries:
- the LOC140920369 gene encoding uncharacterized protein; amino-acid sequence: MIVALRSKNKLGFVNGSLPRPSDLDCLSMVWNRCNTMLMSWMTNSLEPDIAQSVMWMDSVVEIWSELHERYHHRDVFRISDLQEEIYGLRQGDSLITSYYTRLKKLWQELENFRPLPSCTCAIKCSCALIPKIREYRDGDYVIRFLKGLNNKYSSVRSQVMLMDPLPNINKVFSLLVQQERQIFPNFEEIPTIANVSNSNRATNHVCYSDALFQSLKRIKPVCIRLPNGCTIITELAGTVFFNFEFYLCDDNLSQKRIGTSDLIHGLYLLADPCLPIVSTLVANCIFSCLTNVIGPPVCNIWHNRLGHASFDVLNHMNKSFPFVRISKSISPSDVCFHAKHKRLPFPNSTTIADCCFDLIHMDIWGPFSMPSILGYKYFLTVVDDKSRFCCDNGSEFFLKEFFQTNGIFHQTSCVDTPQQNGIVERKHQHILNVARAIIKSTRQVNPPSYLKDFHCGLLADKIPHPHVSHLHGSDNNWRQAIQNELDALAHNKTWELTTLPPKKFAIGDDLVEVNIVKEVLHSKFSIRDLGTLKYFIGLEVARSFKGISICQRKYSLDLLEDMGLLACKPPSTPMDPTLKVHPTSGHLLSDPLVFRRLIGKLLYLTHTRPDISFGVCRLSQFLSAPTDLHLQVAFRIFRYIKSNPGRGLFYSSNSTFNLMGFCDSNWGACLDTRRSTSGFCFYLGSSLVSWNALPMKRSIIFCDNKSAMYIASNPVFHERTKHIEMDCHIVRDKIQAEVIHLLPISTSQQIADLLTKSLHFGPFTYLTSKLGLLDIHSSLREDVSLS
- the LOC140920368 gene encoding uncharacterized protein is translated as MSIANSRSSSNSSDSEPQNDTTSFPEKDPALNPRNPYYLHPSENPSAVLFAPPLNNNNYHNWSKAMKRALSSKNKIQFINGSLPLPASTHPDFELWDRANNMVISWITRTLSSHISQSTICIDTAYDLWCDLRERFTNGNHFWISDLLRDLHSIKQGDRNLSTFFTNLKILWDELEDLRPTPSCVCSPTFKCNLSTTVNTFKQHEYVTCFLKGLNDNYANVRTQILLMDPLPSISKVYSMVVQQEPNTNPTTPDNTVFHFNSGNPSFGGQGPPQHARGRGRGQSKNQVFCTNCHKTNHTVETCYFKHGFPPGYRSHKPPTSNSDSANNNKTVHSAISTPDDSSTQLSKEDFKLLINLLHSSKQDSMHDNQKSANDSTNRASDHVCPFIQCFSTIERIKPVYLTFPNGNHIFAHFSGSIIFDESLSLHNDSHTQKMIGLVEHHNNLYVLKKSPVLSYDESVLPSDSISCNKHEHIFPYPSIDSINEHCIPNDVTDFTTLLFDDPIYIVDNIDHVSNIPHNAHFDNHTNIINDSTNSPAPPLRRSSRTRQKPAYLQDFQCNIVVADHSSNPLYPISSVLTYNNLSLAHFSFIYVISYVQEPNTYKQAVKHSCWVQAMDSEIQALTQNSTWILTPLPHGKKPIGCRWVYKVKYKADGTIERYKARLVAKGFTQVEGIDFFDTYSPVAKLTTVRLLLSIASSQNWHIHQLDVHNAFLHGNLEEEVYMQLPPGISTTNPTHVCKLLKSLYGLKQSSRQWFAKFSTALCSIGYSESASNHSLFTKSSTNKFTALLIYVDDVIVSGNDIAEIHFIKDFLNKTFKIKDLGYLKYFLGLEVARSKAGLHISQRKYTLDILHEAGLLASKPAFVPM